In the genome of Neodiprion pinetum isolate iyNeoPine1 chromosome 2, iyNeoPine1.2, whole genome shotgun sequence, one region contains:
- the LOC124213051 gene encoding uncharacterized protein: protein MKRKSASRIPQSGNNGAVERTYEKRAPQISSTGFSNSMDLPVKLEFPDKRSVVSTLQVHYLVKLDFQDKCSIASALQIRYLDKHSVVSALQVHYWAKLDFKERTRRWRKTCRTRRTRWIFRASPDSFSRYNPKWLVVVVGGGWRRLRVIKVDEVEDEDDEDNKVDEEDEDLCTDSSYNSRWLAVVVGGDRRWLGVVAGDRGGRGGGGRG from the exons ATGAA acgaaaatcagctagccgaattcctcagtctggaaataacggcgcagtagagcggacgtatgagaaacgcgctccgcagatttcgagtaccgggttctctaacTCCATGGATCTCCCGGTGAAACTCGAGTTCCCGGACAAGCGCTCTGTAGTTTctacgctccaggtccactacctggtgaaactcgacttccaggacaagtgTTCCATAGCTTCTGCGCTCCAGATCCGCTACCTG gacaagcactccgtggtttctgcgctccaggtccactacTGGGCGAAACTCGACTTCAAGGAGAGGACGAGGAGGTGGAGAAAGACATGTAGAacaaggaggacgaggtggatttttcgcgcaagccctgATTCG ttttcaaggtataacccgaaGTGGTTAgtggtggtcgttggaggtggttggcggcgGTTGCGGGTGATCAAGGTGGACGAGgtggaggacgaggacgatgAGGacaacaaggtggacgaggaggacgaggatttgtgcacg GATTCGAgttataactcgaggtggttagcGGTCGTCGTTGGAGGTGATCGGaggtggttaggggtggttgcgggtgatcgaggtggacgaggaggaggaggacgaggatga
- the LOC124212522 gene encoding UPAR/Ly6 domain-containing protein cold — MDKIIIGALLALFALSQSNALECYVCQNQEGNIEKCLNTIKTCEQEQDVCFSEIKWGSTPYWSQGAKKQYYISKRCSTKKECERTRRNNMKDCTHIWYQDWKCSECCQGDRCNYYIISDATKTNMHISILALIAVSYYLVM; from the exons ATGGACAAAATTATCATCGGTGCATTACTCGCATTGTTTGCATTGTCACAAA GCAACGCCCTGGAATGCTATGTCTGTCAGAATCAGGAAGGAAACATCGAAAAATGCCTAAACACGATAAAAACATGTGAACAAGAACAAGACGTTTGCTTCTCAGAAATTAAATGGGGCA gtACACCATATTGGTCCCAAGGAGCCAAAAAGCAATATTATATATCAAAACGATGTTCAACGAAAAAAGAATGCGAAAGAACAAGACGGAATAACATGAAGGACTGCACACATATATGGTACCAGGATTGGAAGTGTTCTGAATGTTGCCAGGGTGATCGATGCAACTATTACATTATC tccGACGCAACGAAGACCAATATGCATATTTCTATCTTAGCATTGATAGCAGTATCGTATTACTTGGTTATGTAA
- the LOC124212516 gene encoding cationic amino acid transporter 2 isoform X1, whose product MFCTADSILTTMDLKLLKIHVLDVINLLGMDVIYKTLSRKKQIGSPQETKLARCLSTLDLTALGIGSTLGVGIYVLAGSVSRDTAGPAVIISFAIAAIASVFAGLCYAEFGARVPRAGSAYVYSYVAVGEFIAFLIGWTLILEYVIGSASVVRALSTYVDALFNDTMKTTFQSAMPIQIDYLSAYPDFFAFGITLVFSAALAFGAKESSLANNIFTLINLSVVLFVIIAGSFKADAANWRTEVECTESSCPWGTGGFAPYGISGIITGAATCFYGFIGFDCVATTGEEAKSPQKSIPIAIVASLTIVFLSYFGISVVLTMTLPYYDQNADAPLPHLFETIGWNWAKWAVSVGAICGLCASLLGAMFPLPRVIYAMASDGLIFKWMGKIDSRFQTPLAGTLCTGLLTGILAAIFELKQLVDMMSIGTLLAYSIVAACVLILRYEESEAYEKKDDRTLKSFTFIAKQFFNGNKLHHSTRLTASLVTWLVFAYFVLCACTSMMIVFSGDKLLNIEPWAVAIFVLLIASLVSILVSVYLQPVSGRKLSFSVPFVPFLPALSIFINIYLMMMLDNMTWVRFGVWMAIGLAVYFLYGIRHSNLRQQKANPEATS is encoded by the exons ATGTTT TGTACCGCGGATTCAATTTTAACGACCATGgatttaaaattattgaaaattcatgtg CTTGACGTAATAAATCTTCTTGGGATGGACGTAATATACAAAACCTTGAGTCGCAAGAAGCAAATAGGATCTCCTCAGGAAACGAAATTAGCCAGATGCTTGTCAACTCTCGACTTAACGGCCCTTGGCATAGGGTCGACCCTTGGTGTAGGAATCTATGTCTTGGCGGGATCAGTTTCTCGGGATACCGCTGGACCGGCAGTTATCATATCTTTTGCCATAGCCGCAATTGCGTCAGTTTTCGCAG gtctTTGTTACGCGGAATTTGGTGCCAGGGTACCAAGAGCTGGATCCGCTTACGTTTACAGCTATGTTGCTGTTGGTGAATTCATAGCGTTCCTAATAGGATGGACTTTGATTTTGGAATATGTGATTGGCTCTGCCAGTGTGGTGCGTGCACTGAGTACCTACGTCGATGCCCTTTTCAATGACACTATGAAGACGACGTTTCAGAGTGCCATGCCTATTCAAATTGACTATCTCTCCGCATATCCGGACTTTTTCGCCTTTGGAATAACTCTGGTTTTCTCTG CTGCTCTGGCCTTTGGCGCTAAAGAGTCATCCCTGGCCAACAACATTTTCACCTTAATCAACTTGTCAGTTGTACTGTTTGTCATCATTGCTGGTTCGTTCAAAG CTGACGCTGCGAATTGGAGAACCGAAGTGGAGTGTACCGAGTCAAGCTGTCCATGGGGTACCGGAGGTTTTGCTCCGTACGGCATATCGGGCATCATAACTGGCGCAGCAACCTGCTTCTATGGTTTCATTGGATTTGACTGCGTCGCAACCACAGGAGAAGAGGCAAAAAGTCCGCAGAAATCCATACCAATTGCGATTGTTGCTTCTCTGACAATTGTTTTCCTTTCGTACTTCGGCATATCGGTAGTTCTGACAATGACTCTTCCATATTACGACCAGAATGCCGATGCCCCGCTGCCCCATCTTTTTGAGACGATAGGATGGAATTGGGCTAAATGGGCAGTTTCTGTAGGGGCAATTTGCGGCCTGTGTGCAAG TTTACTTGGCGCAATGTTCCCTTTGCCTCGAGTGATCTATGCTATGGCCTCAGATGGTTTGATTTTCAAGTGGATGGGGAAAATCGACTCCCGTTTTCAGACTCCACTTGCTGGAACTCTTTGTACTGGATTACTGACAG GGATTCTGGCCGCAATATTTGAGCTAAAACAACTGGTTGACATGATGAGCATCGGGACTTTGCTAGCTTATTCGATTGTTGCGGCCTGTGTTTTAATTTTAAG GTACGAGGAGAGCGAGgcttacgaaaaaaaagatgatcGTACCCTGAAAAGCTTTACATTTATTGCAAAGCAATTTTTCAATGGAAATAAACTGCATCACTCAACGAGACTGACAGCAAGTCTGGTTACTTGGCTGGTATTTGCATACT TTGTACTCTGCGCATGTACATCAATGATGATTGTTTTTTCCGGTGATAAACTTTTAAACATTGAACCATGGGCGGTTGCAATTTTCGTACTTCTAATTGCAAGTCTAGTTAGCATTCTTGTCTCCGTGTATCTGCAGCCAGTGTCTGGAAGGAAGCTTAGTTTTTCT GTACCTTTTGTTCCATTCTTGCCAGCTCTCAGCATTTTTATCAACATTTACTTGATGATGATGTTAGATAACATGACTTGGGTTCGGTTTGGTGTATGGATGGCCATTG GGCTTGCAGTGTATTTTCTCTACGGAATTAGGCACAGCAATCTTCGGCAACAAAAAGCTAATCCAGAAGCAACGTCTTGA
- the LOC124212516 gene encoding cationic amino acid transporter 2 isoform X2 gives MDLKLLKIHVLDVINLLGMDVIYKTLSRKKQIGSPQETKLARCLSTLDLTALGIGSTLGVGIYVLAGSVSRDTAGPAVIISFAIAAIASVFAGLCYAEFGARVPRAGSAYVYSYVAVGEFIAFLIGWTLILEYVIGSASVVRALSTYVDALFNDTMKTTFQSAMPIQIDYLSAYPDFFAFGITLVFSAALAFGAKESSLANNIFTLINLSVVLFVIIAGSFKADAANWRTEVECTESSCPWGTGGFAPYGISGIITGAATCFYGFIGFDCVATTGEEAKSPQKSIPIAIVASLTIVFLSYFGISVVLTMTLPYYDQNADAPLPHLFETIGWNWAKWAVSVGAICGLCASLLGAMFPLPRVIYAMASDGLIFKWMGKIDSRFQTPLAGTLCTGLLTGILAAIFELKQLVDMMSIGTLLAYSIVAACVLILRYEESEAYEKKDDRTLKSFTFIAKQFFNGNKLHHSTRLTASLVTWLVFAYFVLCACTSMMIVFSGDKLLNIEPWAVAIFVLLIASLVSILVSVYLQPVSGRKLSFSVPFVPFLPALSIFINIYLMMMLDNMTWVRFGVWMAIGLAVYFLYGIRHSNLRQQKANPEATS, from the exons ATGgatttaaaattattgaaaattcatgtg CTTGACGTAATAAATCTTCTTGGGATGGACGTAATATACAAAACCTTGAGTCGCAAGAAGCAAATAGGATCTCCTCAGGAAACGAAATTAGCCAGATGCTTGTCAACTCTCGACTTAACGGCCCTTGGCATAGGGTCGACCCTTGGTGTAGGAATCTATGTCTTGGCGGGATCAGTTTCTCGGGATACCGCTGGACCGGCAGTTATCATATCTTTTGCCATAGCCGCAATTGCGTCAGTTTTCGCAG gtctTTGTTACGCGGAATTTGGTGCCAGGGTACCAAGAGCTGGATCCGCTTACGTTTACAGCTATGTTGCTGTTGGTGAATTCATAGCGTTCCTAATAGGATGGACTTTGATTTTGGAATATGTGATTGGCTCTGCCAGTGTGGTGCGTGCACTGAGTACCTACGTCGATGCCCTTTTCAATGACACTATGAAGACGACGTTTCAGAGTGCCATGCCTATTCAAATTGACTATCTCTCCGCATATCCGGACTTTTTCGCCTTTGGAATAACTCTGGTTTTCTCTG CTGCTCTGGCCTTTGGCGCTAAAGAGTCATCCCTGGCCAACAACATTTTCACCTTAATCAACTTGTCAGTTGTACTGTTTGTCATCATTGCTGGTTCGTTCAAAG CTGACGCTGCGAATTGGAGAACCGAAGTGGAGTGTACCGAGTCAAGCTGTCCATGGGGTACCGGAGGTTTTGCTCCGTACGGCATATCGGGCATCATAACTGGCGCAGCAACCTGCTTCTATGGTTTCATTGGATTTGACTGCGTCGCAACCACAGGAGAAGAGGCAAAAAGTCCGCAGAAATCCATACCAATTGCGATTGTTGCTTCTCTGACAATTGTTTTCCTTTCGTACTTCGGCATATCGGTAGTTCTGACAATGACTCTTCCATATTACGACCAGAATGCCGATGCCCCGCTGCCCCATCTTTTTGAGACGATAGGATGGAATTGGGCTAAATGGGCAGTTTCTGTAGGGGCAATTTGCGGCCTGTGTGCAAG TTTACTTGGCGCAATGTTCCCTTTGCCTCGAGTGATCTATGCTATGGCCTCAGATGGTTTGATTTTCAAGTGGATGGGGAAAATCGACTCCCGTTTTCAGACTCCACTTGCTGGAACTCTTTGTACTGGATTACTGACAG GGATTCTGGCCGCAATATTTGAGCTAAAACAACTGGTTGACATGATGAGCATCGGGACTTTGCTAGCTTATTCGATTGTTGCGGCCTGTGTTTTAATTTTAAG GTACGAGGAGAGCGAGgcttacgaaaaaaaagatgatcGTACCCTGAAAAGCTTTACATTTATTGCAAAGCAATTTTTCAATGGAAATAAACTGCATCACTCAACGAGACTGACAGCAAGTCTGGTTACTTGGCTGGTATTTGCATACT TTGTACTCTGCGCATGTACATCAATGATGATTGTTTTTTCCGGTGATAAACTTTTAAACATTGAACCATGGGCGGTTGCAATTTTCGTACTTCTAATTGCAAGTCTAGTTAGCATTCTTGTCTCCGTGTATCTGCAGCCAGTGTCTGGAAGGAAGCTTAGTTTTTCT GTACCTTTTGTTCCATTCTTGCCAGCTCTCAGCATTTTTATCAACATTTACTTGATGATGATGTTAGATAACATGACTTGGGTTCGGTTTGGTGTATGGATGGCCATTG GGCTTGCAGTGTATTTTCTCTACGGAATTAGGCACAGCAATCTTCGGCAACAAAAAGCTAATCCAGAAGCAACGTCTTGA
- the LOC124212516 gene encoding cationic amino acid transporter 2 isoform X3, producing MDVIYKTLSRKKQIGSPQETKLARCLSTLDLTALGIGSTLGVGIYVLAGSVSRDTAGPAVIISFAIAAIASVFAGLCYAEFGARVPRAGSAYVYSYVAVGEFIAFLIGWTLILEYVIGSASVVRALSTYVDALFNDTMKTTFQSAMPIQIDYLSAYPDFFAFGITLVFSAALAFGAKESSLANNIFTLINLSVVLFVIIAGSFKADAANWRTEVECTESSCPWGTGGFAPYGISGIITGAATCFYGFIGFDCVATTGEEAKSPQKSIPIAIVASLTIVFLSYFGISVVLTMTLPYYDQNADAPLPHLFETIGWNWAKWAVSVGAICGLCASLLGAMFPLPRVIYAMASDGLIFKWMGKIDSRFQTPLAGTLCTGLLTGILAAIFELKQLVDMMSIGTLLAYSIVAACVLILRYEESEAYEKKDDRTLKSFTFIAKQFFNGNKLHHSTRLTASLVTWLVFAYFVLCACTSMMIVFSGDKLLNIEPWAVAIFVLLIASLVSILVSVYLQPVSGRKLSFSVPFVPFLPALSIFINIYLMMMLDNMTWVRFGVWMAIGLAVYFLYGIRHSNLRQQKANPEATS from the exons ATGGACGTAATATACAAAACCTTGAGTCGCAAGAAGCAAATAGGATCTCCTCAGGAAACGAAATTAGCCAGATGCTTGTCAACTCTCGACTTAACGGCCCTTGGCATAGGGTCGACCCTTGGTGTAGGAATCTATGTCTTGGCGGGATCAGTTTCTCGGGATACCGCTGGACCGGCAGTTATCATATCTTTTGCCATAGCCGCAATTGCGTCAGTTTTCGCAG gtctTTGTTACGCGGAATTTGGTGCCAGGGTACCAAGAGCTGGATCCGCTTACGTTTACAGCTATGTTGCTGTTGGTGAATTCATAGCGTTCCTAATAGGATGGACTTTGATTTTGGAATATGTGATTGGCTCTGCCAGTGTGGTGCGTGCACTGAGTACCTACGTCGATGCCCTTTTCAATGACACTATGAAGACGACGTTTCAGAGTGCCATGCCTATTCAAATTGACTATCTCTCCGCATATCCGGACTTTTTCGCCTTTGGAATAACTCTGGTTTTCTCTG CTGCTCTGGCCTTTGGCGCTAAAGAGTCATCCCTGGCCAACAACATTTTCACCTTAATCAACTTGTCAGTTGTACTGTTTGTCATCATTGCTGGTTCGTTCAAAG CTGACGCTGCGAATTGGAGAACCGAAGTGGAGTGTACCGAGTCAAGCTGTCCATGGGGTACCGGAGGTTTTGCTCCGTACGGCATATCGGGCATCATAACTGGCGCAGCAACCTGCTTCTATGGTTTCATTGGATTTGACTGCGTCGCAACCACAGGAGAAGAGGCAAAAAGTCCGCAGAAATCCATACCAATTGCGATTGTTGCTTCTCTGACAATTGTTTTCCTTTCGTACTTCGGCATATCGGTAGTTCTGACAATGACTCTTCCATATTACGACCAGAATGCCGATGCCCCGCTGCCCCATCTTTTTGAGACGATAGGATGGAATTGGGCTAAATGGGCAGTTTCTGTAGGGGCAATTTGCGGCCTGTGTGCAAG TTTACTTGGCGCAATGTTCCCTTTGCCTCGAGTGATCTATGCTATGGCCTCAGATGGTTTGATTTTCAAGTGGATGGGGAAAATCGACTCCCGTTTTCAGACTCCACTTGCTGGAACTCTTTGTACTGGATTACTGACAG GGATTCTGGCCGCAATATTTGAGCTAAAACAACTGGTTGACATGATGAGCATCGGGACTTTGCTAGCTTATTCGATTGTTGCGGCCTGTGTTTTAATTTTAAG GTACGAGGAGAGCGAGgcttacgaaaaaaaagatgatcGTACCCTGAAAAGCTTTACATTTATTGCAAAGCAATTTTTCAATGGAAATAAACTGCATCACTCAACGAGACTGACAGCAAGTCTGGTTACTTGGCTGGTATTTGCATACT TTGTACTCTGCGCATGTACATCAATGATGATTGTTTTTTCCGGTGATAAACTTTTAAACATTGAACCATGGGCGGTTGCAATTTTCGTACTTCTAATTGCAAGTCTAGTTAGCATTCTTGTCTCCGTGTATCTGCAGCCAGTGTCTGGAAGGAAGCTTAGTTTTTCT GTACCTTTTGTTCCATTCTTGCCAGCTCTCAGCATTTTTATCAACATTTACTTGATGATGATGTTAGATAACATGACTTGGGTTCGGTTTGGTGTATGGATGGCCATTG GGCTTGCAGTGTATTTTCTCTACGGAATTAGGCACAGCAATCTTCGGCAACAAAAAGCTAATCCAGAAGCAACGTCTTGA